A single region of the Flavobacteriales bacterium genome encodes:
- the coaBC gene encoding bifunctional phosphopantothenoylcysteine decarboxylase/phosphopantothenate--cysteine ligase CoaBC, with the protein MLRGKKVLLGVTGSIAAYKSAHIVREFIKAGAEVRVVMSPSAKDFVTPLTLSTLSKNPALTSFTKEDEGDVWNNHVDLGLWADLFVIAPATANSLSKMAHGEADNLLIATYLSAKCPVYIAPAMDLDMYRHGSTADSLSKLESYGNNVIPAESGELASGLEGQGRMAEPENIRAFIENDLAKGLPLSGKRVVITAGPTHEPIDSVRYIGNRSTGKMGIALATSCLDRGVQVTLILGPTAIKPEEHPMLEVIRVETAEDMHRAAEAHFENMDLAIASAAVSDFRPKDTSDKKIKKESGTPTIELTENPDILADWGQQKKGQVVVGFALETDNEDEHAKGKLERKNADVIVLNSLRDAGAGFGHDTNQVTIIDRNNKELKIGLKTKSEVAEEILDFLVNEWIH; encoded by the coding sequence ATGTTACGCGGCAAAAAGGTATTGCTCGGAGTTACCGGAAGTATCGCCGCATACAAATCGGCTCACATTGTTCGTGAGTTCATCAAGGCCGGTGCGGAAGTGCGCGTAGTCATGTCTCCGTCTGCCAAAGATTTTGTGACGCCGCTTACTCTTTCCACATTAAGTAAGAATCCAGCACTCACCTCTTTTACGAAGGAAGATGAAGGTGATGTATGGAACAATCATGTCGATTTAGGGTTGTGGGCCGATTTATTCGTGATCGCCCCGGCGACGGCAAATTCACTGAGCAAAATGGCCCACGGAGAAGCCGACAACTTACTCATCGCGACCTATCTATCGGCGAAATGTCCGGTGTATATTGCTCCCGCAATGGACCTCGACATGTATCGTCACGGTTCAACTGCCGACAGTCTGTCCAAGCTCGAATCGTACGGCAATAATGTCATTCCGGCCGAATCGGGCGAGTTAGCGAGCGGATTAGAAGGGCAAGGACGAATGGCCGAACCCGAAAACATACGTGCCTTTATCGAAAACGACTTAGCTAAGGGGCTTCCATTGAGCGGAAAGAGGGTGGTGATCACGGCAGGTCCTACGCATGAACCCATAGATTCCGTACGGTACATAGGAAACCGCAGCACGGGTAAAATGGGAATCGCTTTAGCGACGAGCTGCCTGGATAGGGGCGTTCAGGTAACTTTGATCTTGGGTCCTACAGCCATAAAGCCCGAAGAGCACCCCATGCTCGAGGTAATACGCGTGGAGACCGCTGAAGATATGCATCGCGCCGCTGAGGCGCATTTCGAAAACATGGACCTGGCCATCGCGAGTGCCGCGGTTTCGGACTTTCGACCGAAAGATACTAGCGACAAAAAAATAAAGAAGGAGTCGGGGACGCCTACCATTGAACTTACCGAGAATCCCGACATACTTGCGGACTGGGGACAGCAAAAGAAAGGGCAAGTCGTGGTTGGGTTTGCGCTGGAGACAGATAACGAAGACGAGCATGCCAAGGGGAAGCTCGAGCGCAAAAATGCGGACGTGATCGTCTTGAATTCGCTGCGCGATGCCGGGGCGGGCTTTGGGCACGATACCAATCAGGTAACGATCATCGACCGAAACAATAAGGAACTGAAAATCGGGTTAAAGACTAAGTCGGAAGTTGCAGAAGAAATTCTCGATTTCCTCGTAAATGAATGGATCCATTGA
- a CDS encoding 4-hydroxy-tetrahydrodipicolinate synthase: MKKLKGTGVALVTPFKEDKRIDFGALDRLVQHCIDGGVEYLVVLGTTGESATLNKDEKIAVLETVKESNEGRLPIVLGVGGNDTLEVERQMRDQDFEGIAAILSVSPYYNKPAQHGIIDHYSYLAYRAPRPIIMYNVPGRTGSNMTAQTTLTLAEHHNIAAVKEASGNLTQIMTILESKPKDFEVISGDDALTSLIVFAGGHGVISVVGQAFPEPFTNMVRAALSRKVKKTNVDHYKLWPLTDLLFKEGNPAGVKMALHLQGIMEPHVRMPLAPASTGLKKSIESAMVAAGLK; the protein is encoded by the coding sequence ATGAAAAAGCTAAAAGGAACAGGTGTCGCTCTTGTGACGCCTTTTAAAGAAGATAAACGAATCGATTTTGGCGCTCTTGATCGCCTGGTTCAGCATTGCATCGATGGAGGTGTGGAGTACCTGGTTGTTCTGGGCACCACCGGCGAAAGCGCTACGCTGAACAAAGATGAAAAAATAGCGGTGCTCGAAACCGTTAAAGAGAGCAACGAAGGCCGCCTACCTATCGTACTGGGAGTAGGAGGAAACGACACCCTGGAGGTGGAGCGTCAAATGCGCGATCAGGACTTTGAGGGAATCGCTGCGATCTTATCGGTAAGTCCTTATTACAACAAGCCCGCCCAACATGGCATCATTGACCATTACTCATATCTGGCCTATCGAGCTCCTCGTCCGATAATCATGTATAATGTACCCGGAAGAACCGGTAGCAATATGACGGCACAAACGACTCTAACTCTGGCTGAACATCACAATATCGCCGCAGTCAAGGAAGCTAGCGGAAATTTGACGCAGATCATGACCATCCTCGAATCCAAGCCAAAGGATTTTGAAGTAATAAGTGGTGATGACGCATTGACTTCATTGATTGTCTTCGCGGGCGGACACGGCGTAATTTCCGTAGTCGGGCAAGCTTTTCCCGAGCCGTTTACCAACATGGTTCGAGCTGCGCTTTCGCGCAAGGTCAAGAAAACCAATGTCGACCACTACAAATTATGGCCTTTGACGGACCTACTTTTCAAGGAGGGGAATCCGGCCGGAGTCAAGATGGCACTGCACCTACAAGGGATCATGGAGCCGCACGTCCGTATGCCGTTAGCTCCTGCCAGTACCGGCCTGAAGAAAAGCATCGAGTCCGCGATGGTGGCTGCCGGATTAAAATAA
- a CDS encoding DNA-directed RNA polymerase subunit omega translates to MNYKKTEASRSTETRNPVELTKGTENIYESIAILAKRANQINAEIKEELSAKLSEFATHTDNLDEVFENKEQIEVSRFYERLPKPSLIAIQEWLKDKVHHRMPEEEEDKA, encoded by the coding sequence ATGAATTACAAGAAAACAGAAGCCTCCAGATCAACGGAAACTCGCAATCCGGTGGAATTGACCAAGGGAACCGAGAACATTTACGAATCCATTGCGATCTTGGCCAAACGCGCCAACCAGATCAATGCAGAGATCAAAGAAGAGCTTTCGGCTAAATTGAGCGAATTCGCAACGCACACCGATAACTTGGATGAAGTTTTCGAAAACAAAGAGCAGATCGAAGTAAGCCGTTTCTACGAGCGTCTTCCTAAACCATCGTTGATCGCTATCCAAGAATGGCTCAAGGACAAGGTTCACCACCGCATGCCTGAAGAGGAAGAGGACAAAGCATAA
- the prmC gene encoding peptide chain release factor N(5)-glutamine methyltransferase, translating into MNWTQAKKHLREELTGIDDREKDSLFFLIYEDLTGETRKTFIVEPHRDLDLETEAQFRSIVKRLIEHEPLQYILGKAHFFGRDFRVNPSVLIPRPETEELIHWAFSEVLQTEGHCLDLGTGSGCLAITWMAECSNWQVSGWDISEAALHTARSNAMDIVPQAPIEFAKADMLEPPHIDEPYDVILSNPPYVRYLEQREMHERVIEHEPSLALWVPNDDPLRFFEAIAQIADLGLRPDGHLFVEINQYLAKETEELFRSHGFSWVHLKHDLSGNPRLMHIRK; encoded by the coding sequence ATGAACTGGACCCAGGCCAAAAAACATCTGCGCGAAGAACTGACCGGTATCGACGATCGCGAAAAGGACTCGCTGTTCTTTCTGATCTACGAGGACCTGACGGGCGAAACGCGTAAGACCTTTATTGTAGAACCGCATCGCGACCTGGATCTCGAGACCGAAGCTCAATTCAGATCGATCGTGAAGCGATTGATCGAACACGAACCCCTGCAGTATATCTTAGGAAAAGCGCACTTTTTTGGGCGTGATTTTCGGGTAAACCCCTCCGTGTTGATCCCACGGCCCGAGACAGAAGAACTCATCCACTGGGCCTTTAGCGAAGTCCTGCAGACCGAAGGGCATTGCTTGGACCTCGGCACCGGATCGGGTTGTTTGGCGATCACCTGGATGGCTGAATGTTCGAATTGGCAAGTTAGCGGATGGGATATCAGCGAGGCCGCTCTCCATACGGCCCGAAGCAACGCAATGGACATCGTGCCGCAGGCACCCATTGAATTCGCAAAGGCCGATATGCTCGAACCTCCGCATATCGATGAACCCTACGACGTTATTTTGTCGAATCCGCCGTATGTGCGCTATCTGGAACAGCGTGAAATGCACGAGCGCGTGATCGAGCACGAGCCATCGCTCGCTTTGTGGGTACCTAACGACGATCCATTGCGCTTTTTCGAGGCCATCGCACAGATAGCTGATTTGGGCCTACGGCCCGATGGGCATCTGTTCGTGGAGATCAACCAATACCTCGCCAAAGAAACCGAGGAATTATTCAGATCACACGGTTTTTCTTGGGTACATTTGAAGCACGATCTGAGCGGGAATCCGCGTCTAATGCACATTCGAAAATGA
- a CDS encoding DUF4835 family protein has product MDPLKKQIAILSLLTVMFAVRAAAQELNCRVQVMSPQVQNTNKQVFQTLQQAIYEFMNNTRWTDQVYQMEERIECSIQINITDQIAADEFSGTISVQSARPVYGSSYNTTVLNWQDNNLWFRYLEFAPLDFNENTHLSNLTSVLAYYAYMIIALDMETFSEKGGEPYLLKAQKIVGNAQGDREASGWQPFESNRNRYWLTELFFDQNFEPYRKALYLYHRQGLDQMLEDDAEARRNITLSLEEMHKVHRNRPNSFLMSVFFDAKAQEIQNIYSTDLVEDKARVVQLLSDLAPGQSQLWDKLGTNN; this is encoded by the coding sequence ATGGATCCATTGAAGAAGCAGATTGCGATACTGAGTTTATTGACCGTCATGTTTGCGGTTCGGGCCGCTGCACAGGAGTTGAATTGTCGTGTACAGGTGATGAGCCCACAAGTTCAGAACACGAACAAGCAGGTTTTTCAAACGCTTCAACAGGCTATTTACGAGTTCATGAACAACACGCGATGGACCGATCAGGTGTATCAAATGGAGGAGCGCATTGAATGCTCTATTCAGATCAACATCACCGATCAAATAGCAGCCGATGAATTTTCGGGCACCATCAGCGTTCAGAGCGCGCGGCCTGTTTACGGATCGAGCTACAACACAACGGTACTCAACTGGCAAGATAACAACCTGTGGTTTCGGTATTTGGAATTCGCTCCCCTAGACTTCAACGAAAACACACACCTTTCGAACCTCACCAGTGTTCTGGCGTACTACGCCTACATGATCATTGCTCTGGACATGGAGACCTTCTCGGAAAAAGGAGGGGAGCCGTACCTGCTCAAGGCTCAAAAGATCGTGGGAAATGCCCAGGGTGACCGCGAAGCCAGCGGCTGGCAGCCTTTCGAGAGCAATCGTAACCGCTACTGGCTTACTGAACTTTTCTTCGACCAGAATTTTGAACCTTATCGCAAGGCGTTGTACCTGTATCACCGCCAGGGGCTTGATCAAATGTTGGAAGATGACGCAGAGGCGCGACGAAACATTACCCTATCGCTCGAAGAAATGCACAAGGTGCATAGAAATCGCCCCAATAGTTTCTTGATGTCGGTGTTCTTCGATGCCAAAGCGCAAGAGATTCAGAACATCTACAGTACTGATTTAGTCGAAGATAAGGCACGTGTAGTCCAATTGCTTTCGGACCTGGCCCCGGGGCAATCTCAACTGTGGGATAAGCTCGGCACCAACAACTAA
- the bamD gene encoding outer membrane protein assembly factor BamD, giving the protein MFKGPFRIFSFVLLFSFILPSCSEYNKALKSPDLNYKLEVTKKYYDRQDYVRAYPLFEELLNLYRGTTKSQEVYYYYAMTHYGMEDYILAAYHFKNFKNTFPQSEKAEECAYLAAYCYYLDSPRYSLDQSSTNKAINEMQLFINQHPGSNRVDTATVYIDKLRDKLERKSFEIGKLYLKIGDYKSAIFALENTLNDYPDTEFREEALYLQLRANYLLAVNSVDYKKEERYENATRACDTFIRWYPESDWRKDADKLKERIESDLIELRNQEQL; this is encoded by the coding sequence ATGTTTAAAGGCCCTTTTCGAATATTCTCTTTTGTCCTGCTATTCTCCTTTATACTTCCAAGCTGTTCGGAATACAACAAGGCTCTGAAAAGCCCGGATCTGAACTATAAATTGGAGGTAACTAAAAAGTATTACGATCGTCAAGATTACGTTCGCGCTTATCCGCTATTTGAAGAACTACTGAACTTGTATCGGGGCACCACCAAGAGCCAGGAGGTCTATTACTACTACGCCATGACCCACTACGGCATGGAGGACTATATTTTAGCGGCCTATCACTTCAAGAATTTCAAGAATACCTTTCCACAAAGTGAAAAAGCTGAAGAGTGCGCCTACTTGGCCGCCTACTGCTATTATCTTGATTCGCCCCGATACAGTCTCGATCAAAGCAGTACGAACAAGGCGATCAACGAGATGCAGCTCTTCATTAATCAGCACCCGGGTAGCAACAGAGTAGACACCGCTACGGTGTATATCGATAAACTGCGAGACAAGCTCGAGCGCAAGAGTTTCGAAATCGGAAAGCTATACTTGAAGATCGGCGATTATAAGTCGGCGATCTTTGCTTTGGAAAACACATTGAATGACTATCCGGATACAGAGTTTCGCGAAGAGGCCTTATATTTGCAACTTCGTGCGAACTACCTACTTGCCGTCAACTCAGTAGATTACAAGAAAGAAGAGCGATACGAGAATGCCACTAGGGCATGCGACACCTTTATTAGGTGGTATCCGGAAAGTGACTGGCGAAAGGATGCCGACAAGCTTAAAGAACGCATCGAGAGCGATTTAATAGAACTTAGAAATCAAGAGCAGCTGTAA
- a CDS encoding UDP-2,3-diacylglucosamine diphosphatase, protein MKRLKVDVVVISDVHLGTYGCHAKELTHYLKSIRPGKLILNGNIIDIWQFRKRYWPKSHMAVVKQIIGMAAKGVPVYYLTGNHDEMLRKFSDFDLGNFHLRDKMVLPVGHQKAWIFHGDVFDASIQQAKWLTKMGGWGYYMLILINRMMNHVLELLGRERMSLSKKIKNSVKQAVKYVSDFENTAADLAVDQQYDYVVCGHIHQPQMRTVKTKRGKVVYLNSGDWIENLSSLEYHNGKWRVFKFEDEFDLNKFKPSEGDDEGWVSAPDPSEILEKMYLIGHEGYFEEEDA, encoded by the coding sequence ATGAAACGTCTTAAGGTGGATGTTGTGGTTATATCAGATGTGCATTTAGGCACATATGGTTGTCACGCCAAGGAACTCACACACTATTTAAAGAGCATAAGACCCGGAAAGCTGATCCTGAATGGGAATATCATTGATATTTGGCAGTTCAGAAAGCGTTATTGGCCCAAGAGTCACATGGCCGTGGTTAAACAGATCATCGGTATGGCGGCCAAAGGAGTACCCGTTTACTACTTGACCGGTAATCACGATGAAATGCTTCGCAAGTTCTCGGATTTTGATCTTGGAAACTTCCATTTGCGCGATAAAATGGTGCTGCCTGTTGGTCATCAGAAGGCTTGGATCTTTCACGGTGACGTATTCGACGCTAGTATTCAACAAGCTAAATGGTTGACCAAAATGGGAGGTTGGGGATACTACATGCTCATTTTGATCAACCGAATGATGAATCACGTACTCGAGCTGTTAGGTCGAGAGCGTATGTCCTTATCAAAAAAGATCAAGAACTCGGTCAAGCAGGCGGTCAAGTACGTGTCGGATTTTGAGAATACAGCGGCTGACTTGGCCGTTGATCAACAATATGACTACGTGGTTTGCGGACATATTCACCAACCTCAGATGCGAACGGTCAAAACCAAGAGGGGCAAGGTCGTCTATTTAAATTCCGGCGACTGGATCGAGAACCTATCCAGTTTGGAGTATCACAATGGCAAGTGGCGTGTTTTCAAGTTCGAGGACGAATTCGATCTGAATAAGTTCAAGCCATCTGAAGGGGATGATGAAGGGTGGGTAAGTGCCCCCGACCCTTCTGAGATTCTAGAAAAAATGTACCTGATCGGGCATGAAGGGTACTTCGAAGAAGAAGATGCGTGA
- the ligA gene encoding NAD-dependent DNA ligase LigA, whose protein sequence is MTEAEAKERIEHLRTELHDHNHKYYVLNAPEISDREFDAKMEELQKLESDFTQFEDPNSPTQRVGGAVTKEFPTVEHAIPMLSLSNSYSKEEIEDFGKRIQKVIEEPVEYMCELKYDGAAISLLYKDGRLVRGATRGDGVQGDDITPNLKTIGTIPLVLQGDDHPAEFEIRGEVFMPIEGFTKLNRDRVEAGYEPFANPRNSAAGTLKMQDSAVVAARPLDCFLYLVSGNDLPYATHYELLEAARRWGFQVPGYIRLVKDLDGVQEFIDEWAEKRHDLPFEIDGVVIKVNSIAQQEELGNTAKSPRWAIAYKFPAESASTTLEKITYQVGRTGAITPVANLAPVQLAGTTVKRASLHNADIIEKLDVREGDTVYVEKGGEIIPKITGVDFQGRDPKSSPTKYITHCPECDTELVRQEGEAQHYCPNTCGCPPQVKGRVEHFISRKAMDIDGLGSETVDLMYSAGLIENYADLYDLRLEDILPLERMGQKSAENLIAGIEASKQVPFERVLYALGIRFVGQTVAKKLALHYKDLTTLEAAGLEQLIAVDEIGERIGQSVVDFFANEKNQRILERLRTAGLQLSLREEQIEQGPDLLNGKKFVISGVFEKISRKELKDAIEHYGGKNVGSISGSTDYLVAGENMGPSKRTKAEQLGVPIITEDDFLSMINEA, encoded by the coding sequence ATGACCGAAGCTGAGGCCAAAGAGCGCATAGAGCATTTGCGCACCGAACTGCACGACCACAACCATAAATACTACGTACTGAACGCTCCCGAGATCAGCGATCGCGAGTTCGACGCTAAGATGGAAGAGCTTCAGAAGCTGGAGAGCGATTTCACCCAATTTGAAGACCCCAACAGTCCTACACAACGGGTTGGAGGGGCGGTGACCAAGGAGTTCCCCACTGTGGAGCACGCCATTCCCATGCTGAGCTTGAGTAATTCGTACAGCAAGGAAGAGATTGAAGATTTTGGCAAGCGCATTCAGAAGGTCATTGAGGAACCGGTGGAATACATGTGCGAATTGAAGTACGATGGGGCAGCCATCAGCTTATTGTACAAGGATGGTCGATTGGTTCGCGGAGCCACGCGTGGCGATGGTGTGCAGGGCGACGACATCACCCCGAACCTGAAGACCATTGGCACGATTCCGCTCGTTTTGCAAGGCGATGATCATCCGGCCGAATTCGAGATTCGCGGCGAGGTTTTTATGCCCATTGAGGGGTTCACCAAATTGAATCGCGATCGGGTAGAAGCCGGGTACGAGCCTTTTGCCAATCCACGTAATTCGGCGGCCGGAACACTTAAAATGCAAGATAGTGCGGTGGTAGCTGCACGGCCGCTCGATTGTTTTCTGTACCTCGTATCGGGTAACGATCTGCCTTATGCCACGCACTACGAATTATTGGAGGCCGCTCGCCGCTGGGGTTTCCAGGTTCCCGGATACATTCGACTCGTAAAAGACCTCGATGGGGTTCAGGAGTTCATTGACGAATGGGCCGAAAAAAGGCACGATCTTCCCTTTGAGATCGACGGGGTCGTCATCAAGGTGAACAGCATTGCCCAGCAAGAAGAACTCGGCAATACGGCTAAATCGCCCCGTTGGGCCATCGCCTATAAGTTTCCGGCCGAATCGGCCAGTACCACCCTAGAGAAGATCACCTATCAAGTCGGTAGAACCGGAGCCATTACCCCTGTCGCTAATTTGGCCCCGGTGCAACTGGCCGGAACGACGGTAAAAAGAGCTAGTTTACACAATGCCGATATCATCGAAAAGCTCGATGTCAGAGAAGGTGATACCGTTTACGTGGAAAAAGGCGGGGAGATCATTCCCAAGATCACAGGAGTAGATTTCCAAGGACGCGACCCTAAGAGCTCACCTACTAAGTACATCACTCATTGCCCGGAATGCGATACAGAGTTGGTTCGTCAAGAAGGTGAGGCCCAGCACTACTGTCCAAATACCTGCGGTTGCCCTCCGCAGGTAAAAGGAAGGGTCGAACACTTTATTTCGCGCAAGGCGATGGATATCGACGGCTTGGGCAGTGAGACCGTTGATCTGATGTATTCGGCCGGACTCATTGAGAACTACGCCGATCTATACGATTTGAGATTAGAAGACATACTGCCTTTGGAACGCATGGGACAGAAGTCAGCCGAGAACCTGATTGCCGGTATTGAAGCATCGAAGCAAGTTCCATTTGAGCGTGTGCTCTATGCTTTGGGTATTCGGTTCGTTGGCCAAACAGTAGCAAAGAAACTGGCTTTGCACTACAAAGACCTCACTACGCTTGAGGCGGCGGGTCTGGAACAGCTAATTGCAGTGGATGAAATAGGAGAACGAATAGGCCAATCCGTGGTCGACTTCTTCGCGAACGAAAAGAATCAACGTATCTTAGAACGTCTGCGGACGGCCGGACTCCAATTATCGCTCCGCGAGGAGCAAATAGAACAAGGGCCCGATCTGCTCAACGGAAAGAAATTCGTGATCAGTGGGGTGTTCGAAAAGATCTCGCGTAAAGAGCTCAAGGATGCGATTGAACACTACGGCGGTAAAAACGTGGGAAGTATTTCAGGGAGCACCGACTACCTGGTTGCCGGTGAGAATATGGGGCCAAGCAAACGCACCAAGGCCGAGCAGCTCGGCGTTCCCATTATCACTGAAGACGATTTTTTATCCATGATCAACGAGGCATGA